AGCTGATTGATTCTGTCTGCCATGCTCTTTACCAATGTATTTTTAGGAAAACGTTTTTCCATATTGGCAATTACCTGCTTGTGCGCAAGGATTTCCTGACCGTCTCTTACCTGGCTGATAGCAAATACTGCGTTGGCAGGATATTTTGTTTTATCAGCAGTGACGAAGAAACTGGTCTCAAACTCTTTTTCACGACGCTGAAAATCCTGAATTTTAGGCTGCAGGATGCTATCGGGAGTTTTGATCGTATGCAAACTGTCCAGCTGACGCATCTCTTCTGTAAGAGAAACAGACTGCTTGCTGATGTCTGCCAGGAATTGCTGTAATTCCTGTGTAGGCTCAGAACCTTCTACAACAATGTTTTGCAGACTGTCCATATCGCCTTTCAGCTTCATGTCGCCGGCATCAAGCGATAACAGGATGAATTTTCCATTGGTAAAACGAATTCTGTAAAGTCCCTGTTCAGGCACCATACCTTTAAAAGTAAAGGAACCACTGGCATCTTTAATGCTGGTGGAATCAACTACTTTTACGTTATCCAGTGTAAGTTCTTCCAGTACAACAGTTCCTAATGGCATATTTGTGAAATGACCATCAATTCTGAACTCTCCTTTTTCCTGTTGTTGCCCGGCGCAACCTGCGAGGAATGCAGCTACAGACAACCCTAAAAAGTATTTTTTCATGCAATCGTTTTTTATATTCTCGTTTCCGCTAAACTGTTAAGTTATACCAAAATAGCGGAT
This window of the Chitinophaga sp. Cy-1792 genome carries:
- a CDS encoding redoxin domain-containing protein, with the protein product MKKYFLGLSVAAFLAGCAGQQQEKGEFRIDGHFTNMPLGTVVLEELTLDNVKVVDSTSIKDASGSFTFKGMVPEQGLYRIRFTNGKFILLSLDAGDMKLKGDMDSLQNIVVEGSEPTQELQQFLADISKQSVSLTEEMRQLDSLHTIKTPDSILQPKIQDFQRREKEFETSFFVTADKTKYPANAVFAISQVRDGQEILAHKQVIANMEKRFPKNTLVKSMADRINQLEKGMASDSTGAANGGEEASIAVKVGETPKDFTLPDVSGKNVSLSSFKGKYVLVDFWASWCGPCRGENPNVVKAYNTYKNKNFTVLGVSLDKTKDAWQAAIKEDGLAWTQVSDLKFWESAVVNMYGISAIPSNFLLDPAGKVIGVNLRGPELEAKLQQVLK